One genomic segment of Vulcanisaeta thermophila includes these proteins:
- a CDS encoding NAD(P)/FAD-dependent oxidoreductase: MGVDYDVVIVGSGVVGLFIAYELAHYETKVLVIDRNEEPGFGVSRGHAGVIHVVQPPFNSLRSRLAIEGNRAYDGIARRLHVHLERLSTLLVAKSPVEVLAIPIIYLVLRRVYGKYGFRVSMVSWRGLRRLEPNVKGYGAVKVDGYGVINSFELVYQLFNFCRVNGVNFMLGTAVLGIRVSGDSIVVSTSKGEVSTRYLVNAAGLYSADIARMVGDEFRMEFGKGAMLVFAGRLTNNIVAPLQLIPNPKTKGGAIIPTAFGNTIWGPSLSYSTREDRSVNEDDVKTLYSKFGTLLRSLSTPIKAYAGVRPIPEGDDFIITYSKVSRRIIHLVGIESPGLTAAPAIAKKVLSLLRDAGFNFRIKDTKEVPPLLLTRELIGEGKEVGGVNGEIVCPCMAVSRGDIKRAIERGAKTLDGVMQLTGLGMGMCQGQCIGRAIKIIAEELGVDATQLTKSGGDSWLVTR; the protein is encoded by the coding sequence ATGGGGGTTGATTACGACGTGGTCATAGTGGGCTCCGGCGTTGTTGGTTTATTCATAGCCTACGAGCTCGCCCATTACGAAACTAAGGTACTGGTTATTGATAGGAATGAGGAGCCTGGTTTCGGGGTCTCTAGGGGGCATGCTGGTGTTATTCATGTGGTTCAACCACCCTTCAACTCCCTAAGGAGTAGGTTGGCCATTGAGGGTAATAGGGCTTATGATGGTATTGCCAGGAGGCTCCATGTGCACCTCGAGAGGTTAAGCACGTTGTTAGTTGCCAAGTCTCCTGTGGAGGTTCTGGCCATACCCATTATTTACCTAGTGTTAAGGAGGGTTTATGGTAAGTATGGATTCAGGGTTAGCATGGTGAGTTGGCGGGGGTTAAGGAGACTTGAGCCTAATGTTAAGGGTTATGGCGCGGTTAAGGTTGATGGTTACGGTGTCATTAATTCCTTCGAACTGGTCTATCAACTATTCAATTTCTGTAGGGTTAATGGTGTGAATTTCATGCTCGGTACCGCGGTACTCGGTATCAGGGTTTCTGGGGATTCCATAGTCGTGTCTACGAGTAAAGGTGAGGTGAGTACCAGGTACTTAGTTAATGCGGCGGGGCTTTACTCGGCGGACATTGCTAGGATGGTTGGTGATGAGTTTAGGATGGAGTTTGGTAAAGGTGCCATGTTGGTCTTTGCTGGCAGACTTACTAATAATATAGTTGCACCATTACAATTGATACCCAATCCAAAAACCAAGGGTGGTGCCATAATACCAACAGCGTTTGGCAACACCATATGGGGACCAAGCCTTTCATACTCCACTAGGGAGGATAGGTCGGTTAATGAGGATGACGTCAAGACCCTATACTCAAAATTTGGAACTTTACTTAGGTCCCTGAGCACACCAATAAAGGCCTATGCTGGGGTTAGGCCCATACCAGAGGGTGATGACTTCATAATAACATATAGCAAAGTTAGTAGGAGGATAATTCACTTGGTTGGTATTGAGTCCCCTGGGCTCACAGCGGCGCCTGCAATTGCTAAGAAAGTCCTTTCTTTGCTTAGGGATGCTGGTTTCAATTTCAGAATAAAAGATACCAAGGAGGTCCCACCCCTACTGCTCACTAGGGAATTGATAGGTGAGGGTAAGGAGGTTGGTGGTGTTAATGGGGAGATTGTGTGCCCATGCATGGCCGTTAGTAGGGGCGATATTAAGAGGGCCATTGAGCGCGGAGCGAAAACACTTGATGGCGTCATGCAATTAACAGGACTGGGTATGGGCATGTGCCAAGGCCAATGCATTGGTAGGGCTATAAAAATTATTGCCGAGGAGCTAGGTGTGGATGCCACGCAATTAACGAAAAGTGGTGGTGATTCATGGTTAGTTACACGATAA